Proteins co-encoded in one Phragmitibacter flavus genomic window:
- the metF gene encoding methylenetetrahydrofolate reductase [NAD(P)H]: MHIRDLLTPTRTTPTISFEFFPPNTTEASDRLTDTLQQLTPLAPDFVSVTYGAGGTTRHATQQLVTHLKTQTPLSPIPHLTCVNQQSHDIDAILENYATQGISNLLALRGDAPRHTTITCNDFPFGIDLVRHIQKFNQRQFHPDPRGFGIGVAGFPEGHPATPNRLLEMDHLKAKVDAGADYICTQLFFDNREYHDFRERCHLAGIHIPIIPGILPITSMANLRRMAELSGGTRIPARLLKALHRVQDDPAAVQQIGLHHATEQTFDLLHHNVPGIHFYTLNQSQPVLEILSRVGWKSTTHTNLNRSYPTNH, translated from the coding sequence ATGCACATCCGCGACCTCCTCACCCCAACCCGAACCACCCCCACGATCTCCTTCGAATTCTTTCCACCCAACACCACCGAAGCCAGCGACCGCCTCACGGACACCCTCCAGCAACTCACCCCTCTCGCTCCCGATTTCGTCTCCGTCACCTACGGCGCAGGCGGCACCACCCGACACGCCACCCAACAACTCGTCACCCACCTCAAAACCCAAACGCCACTCTCGCCCATCCCCCATCTCACCTGCGTCAACCAACAATCTCACGACATCGACGCCATCCTCGAAAACTACGCCACCCAAGGCATCAGCAACCTTCTCGCCCTGCGCGGCGATGCACCACGTCACACGACCATCACCTGTAACGACTTCCCCTTCGGCATCGACCTCGTCCGCCACATCCAAAAATTCAACCAACGCCAGTTCCATCCCGACCCCCGCGGTTTTGGCATCGGTGTCGCCGGCTTTCCCGAAGGCCATCCCGCCACCCCCAACCGCCTCCTCGAAATGGACCACCTCAAAGCCAAAGTCGATGCCGGAGCCGACTACATCTGCACCCAACTGTTCTTCGACAATCGTGAATACCACGACTTCCGCGAGCGCTGCCACCTCGCCGGCATCCACATTCCCATCATCCCCGGCATCCTCCCCATCACCAGCATGGCCAACCTCCGCCGCATGGCCGAACTCTCCGGCGGCACCCGCATCCCCGCCCGACTCCTCAAAGCCCTCCATCGCGTCCAAGACGACCCCGCCGCCGTCCAACAAATCGGCCTGCATCACGCCACCGAACAAACCTTCGATCTCCTCCATCACAACGTCCCCGGCATCCATTTTTACACCCTCAACCAATCCCAACCCGTCCTCGAAATCCTCTCCCGTGTAGGTTGGAAATCGACAACCCACACGAACCTCAACAGATCATATCCTACTAATCATTGA
- a CDS encoding alpha/beta hydrolase, with the protein MMIHCALAPLLAVLATVTLHAAPKDDQYTLGPDSLPQEGVPHGKIIAMEPWKSKIFEGTTRDWWLYIPAQYDANQPTAIMVFQDGGKAKPEDPKFGGPNNAVWVFDNLIHRKEMPVTIGIFISPGIFPNEDPKKEPRKNRSFEYDTPDATYSRFLLEEILPEVAKSYNLTTDPTRRSIVGNSSGGICAFTVAWERPDAFQKVVSHIGSFTNIRGGYIYPPAIRQTALKYASKTYDTPEKKELLNLRRSIRVFLQDGENDVDNQFGSWWIANQDMAAALKFAEWDYKFVTGTGTHNGKHGASIFPDTMRWLWRKN; encoded by the coding sequence ATGATGATCCATTGCGCCCTTGCCCCCCTCCTCGCCGTTCTGGCGACCGTTACTCTCCACGCTGCTCCCAAGGATGATCAATACACCCTCGGTCCCGACTCGCTCCCACAGGAAGGCGTGCCCCACGGCAAAATCATCGCGATGGAACCCTGGAAATCCAAAATTTTTGAAGGCACCACACGCGACTGGTGGCTTTACATCCCCGCCCAATACGACGCGAACCAGCCCACTGCCATCATGGTGTTTCAGGACGGTGGCAAAGCCAAACCCGAAGACCCCAAATTCGGCGGCCCCAACAACGCCGTCTGGGTGTTCGACAACCTCATCCACCGCAAAGAAATGCCCGTCACCATCGGCATCTTCATCAGCCCCGGCATCTTTCCCAACGAAGACCCGAAAAAAGAACCCCGCAAAAATCGCAGCTTCGAATACGACACCCCCGACGCCACCTATTCTAGATTCCTTCTCGAAGAAATCCTTCCCGAAGTCGCCAAATCCTACAACCTGACCACCGACCCCACCCGGCGCTCCATCGTTGGCAACAGCAGCGGCGGCATCTGCGCCTTCACCGTCGCCTGGGAACGTCCCGACGCCTTTCAAAAAGTCGTCTCCCACATCGGCAGCTTCACCAACATTCGCGGCGGCTACATCTACCCTCCCGCCATCCGCCAGACCGCCCTCAAATACGCCAGCAAAACCTACGACACCCCCGAGAAAAAAGAACTCCTCAACCTGCGCCGATCCATTCGAGTCTTCCTTCAGGATGGCGAAAATGATGTCGACAACCAGTTCGGCAGTTGGTGGATCGCCAATCAAGACATGGCCGCCGCCCTAAAATTTGCCGAATGGGACTATAAATTCGTCACCGGCACCGGCACCCACAACGGCAAACACGGTGCCAGCATCTTCCCCGACACCATGCGCTGGCTGTGGCGCAAAAATTGA
- the metE gene encoding 5-methyltetrahydropteroyltriglutamate--homocysteine S-methyltransferase has product MHNINTHNLGYPRIGEQRELKKATEAYWKGNLSLAELEATGRHLRKTNWLKQKQAGIDLIPVNDFTFYDQTLDLSCLLGNIPPRFEWPGGDTTLDTLFTIARGTQPASTHACESCTPTASVSTFASEMTKWFDTNYHYIVPEFHPNTQFQISSRKIFDEFAEAQALGINAKPVLIGPITYLTLGKSQEAGFDPFDLLDSLVSTYEQIIKRLSATGAEWIQLDEPIFALDLTPTQLDDLQDAYRRLASVRGQTKLLVTSYFGPLRENLPHFHALPVQALHFDLVRGGEDLPDILTSFPTDKILSLGVVDGRNIWKNDCEQSLSQLHDALKTVGPDRLWIAPSCSLQHSPVTLNNEPNLDAELKNWLAFADQKLEEVVDLRDLLTGSGSNEKLVANRAATQTRRTSPRIHNPSVKTRLAEVTPADFDRTSPFPKRQQLQHTKLKLPQFPTTTIGSFPQTAEVRSARARWKKGQLSDTDYENFLKAETARCIAFQDEIGIDMPVHGEFERNDMVEYFGEQLEGFAFTSNGWVQSYGSRYVKPPVIFGDVSRPKPMTTEWSSYAQTLTDRPMKGMLTGPVTILQWSFVRNDQPRSTTAHQIALAIRDEVLDLEHIGIAAIQIDEPAIREGLPLRRNDWKAYLDWAVKAFRLSAAGVKNDTQIHTHMCYSEFNDIIAAIAGLDADVITIETSRSNMELLDAFVDFQYPNEIGPGVYDIHSPRVPTVAEMENLMHKAEALIPRRNLWVNPDCGLKTRGWDEVKTSLIHMVQAAKNLRQSIPVTQA; this is encoded by the coding sequence ATGCACAACATCAACACACACAACCTCGGCTATCCACGCATCGGCGAACAACGCGAACTCAAAAAAGCCACCGAAGCCTACTGGAAAGGCAACCTCTCGCTCGCCGAACTCGAAGCCACCGGACGTCACCTGCGCAAAACCAATTGGCTCAAACAAAAGCAAGCCGGCATCGACCTGATTCCCGTCAACGACTTCACTTTCTACGACCAAACCCTCGACCTCTCCTGCCTGCTTGGCAATATCCCCCCACGCTTCGAATGGCCCGGCGGCGACACCACACTCGACACCCTTTTCACCATCGCTCGCGGCACTCAACCTGCCAGCACCCATGCCTGCGAATCATGCACCCCAACTGCCTCCGTCTCCACCTTCGCCAGTGAGATGACCAAATGGTTCGACACCAACTACCACTACATCGTCCCCGAGTTCCATCCAAACACCCAATTCCAAATCAGCAGCCGCAAAATCTTCGACGAATTCGCCGAAGCCCAAGCCCTCGGTATTAACGCCAAACCCGTCCTCATCGGACCCATCACCTACCTCACTCTCGGCAAATCCCAAGAGGCCGGTTTCGATCCATTTGACCTCCTCGACAGCCTGGTCAGCACCTACGAACAAATCATTAAAAGACTCTCCGCCACCGGAGCCGAATGGATCCAGCTCGACGAACCCATCTTCGCGCTCGACCTCACCCCCACCCAACTAGACGATCTTCAGGACGCCTACCGACGCCTTGCCAGCGTTCGTGGCCAAACCAAGCTGCTCGTGACCAGTTACTTCGGGCCGCTGCGCGAAAACCTCCCTCACTTCCACGCCCTCCCCGTGCAAGCCCTGCACTTCGACCTCGTGCGCGGCGGTGAAGATCTCCCCGATATCCTCACCTCCTTCCCTACCGACAAAATCCTTTCCCTAGGTGTCGTCGACGGACGCAACATCTGGAAAAACGACTGCGAACAGTCTCTCTCCCAACTTCACGACGCCCTGAAAACCGTCGGCCCCGACCGACTATGGATCGCCCCCTCCTGCTCCTTGCAACACAGCCCCGTCACCCTCAACAACGAACCCAACCTCGATGCCGAACTCAAAAACTGGCTCGCCTTTGCCGACCAGAAACTCGAAGAAGTCGTCGACCTCCGCGACCTCCTCACCGGCAGTGGCAGCAACGAAAAACTTGTCGCCAACCGCGCCGCCACCCAAACTCGTCGCACCAGTCCCCGCATTCACAATCCGTCCGTCAAAACCCGGCTCGCCGAAGTCACCCCCGCTGACTTTGACCGCACCTCCCCCTTCCCAAAACGCCAGCAGCTCCAGCACACCAAACTCAAGCTCCCCCAGTTCCCCACCACCACCATCGGCTCCTTCCCCCAAACCGCCGAAGTGCGCTCCGCACGCGCCCGCTGGAAAAAAGGCCAGCTCAGCGACACCGACTACGAGAACTTCCTCAAAGCCGAAACCGCCCGATGCATTGCCTTCCAGGATGAGATCGGTATCGACATGCCCGTCCATGGCGAATTCGAACGCAACGACATGGTCGAATACTTCGGTGAACAACTCGAAGGTTTTGCCTTCACGTCCAACGGTTGGGTGCAAAGCTACGGCTCCCGCTACGTCAAACCCCCCGTCATCTTTGGCGATGTCAGCCGCCCCAAACCCATGACCACCGAGTGGTCTTCCTACGCTCAAACCCTCACAGACCGCCCCATGAAAGGCATGCTCACCGGACCCGTCACCATCCTGCAATGGAGCTTCGTCCGCAACGATCAGCCCCGCTCCACCACCGCCCATCAAATCGCCCTCGCCATCCGCGACGAAGTCCTCGACCTCGAACACATCGGCATCGCCGCCATCCAGATCGACGAACCCGCCATCCGCGAAGGTCTCCCCTTGCGACGCAACGACTGGAAGGCCTATCTCGACTGGGCTGTCAAAGCCTTCCGCCTGAGCGCCGCTGGCGTCAAAAACGACACCCAGATCCACACCCACATGTGTTACTCTGAGTTCAACGACATCATCGCCGCCATCGCCGGTCTCGATGCCGACGTCATCACCATCGAGACCTCCCGTTCCAACATGGAACTCCTCGACGCCTTCGTCGATTTCCAATACCCCAACGAGATCGGACCCGGCGTCTATGACATCCATTCCCCCCGCGTCCCCACCGTCGCCGAGATGGAAAACCTCATGCACAAAGCCGAAGCCCTCATCCCCAGGCGCAACCTCTGGGTCAACCCCGATTGCGGCCTTAAAACCCGAGGTTGGGACGAAGTCAAAACGTCCCTCATCCACATGGTCCAAGCCGCCAAAAACCTGCGCCAATCCATTCCCGTGACACAGGCTTGA